The Streptomyces sp. R28 region GCCGCCTGCCGCCTGCCGCCTGCCGCCTGCCGCCTGCCGCCTGCCGCCTGCCGCCTGCCACCTGCCACTTCGGGTTCGGGTTCCTCGGGCAGGGGCTTGCCCTAGCGCTTCGCCTCGATGATCTGCGCCAGTGCATCGGTGTACTCGTCGTGGAACTCCAGGCCCTCCAGTTCCTCGCGGGTCGTGCTGTCGATGAGCGAGAGCGTGCCCTCGAGCTCGTCGTCGGTCAGGTCGACTGGGGACGGCAGTAGCTCGGCGGGGTCGCGGATCTCGTCGGGCCAGTACATGAGGTGCAGGACGAGCGCCTGGTCTCGGACGCGGAGCATGCCCAGCCGCTCCCGGCCGTGCCACGCCCGCTTGGCGATGGCCACCCGGGACGATCTACCGAGGGCCTCGCGCAGCAGCTTGTACGGCTTCGCCGCGACCTGCCCGTCCGGCATGAGGTAGTAGCCGGCTCCGATGCGGAGCGGGTCGATCGACTCCAGCGGTAAGCACGCCTCGATCTCTACGGTCTTCGCAGTGGGCAGTGGCAGGTTCGCGAGCTCGTCGTCGCTGATGGGGATGACCTGGTCCTTGGCCAGCTTGTAGCCCTTGCCGATCTCGCTCTCGTCGACCTGGCGGTCCTCCAGCTCGCAGATCTTCCGCTAGAGGATCCTGCCCTGATCCTCAAGGTGGTACTGGTGGAAGCTGATGCTGTGGTTCTCGGTCGCGCTGGCCACCTGGATCGGCACCGTGAGCTTCTCTG contains the following coding sequences:
- a CDS encoding Ku protein: MCELEDRQVDESEIGKGYKLAKDQVIPISDDELANLPLPTAKTVEIEACLPLESIDPLRIGAGYYLMPDGQVAAKPYKLLREALGRSSRVAIAKRAWHGRERLGMLRVRDQALVLHLMYWPDEIRDPAELLPSPVDLTDDELEGTLSLIDSTTREELEGLEFHDEYTDALAQIIEAKR